In Vibrio celticus, one genomic interval encodes:
- a CDS encoding cupin domain-containing protein: MNSFFILDENPWEELAGGIKRKIVAYTDDLMAVHLCFDKGAIGHPHTHEIHDQIGYVVRGSFEAEIEGEKRVLKEGDAYFARKHMMHGAVALEQDSILLDIFNPAREDFLK; the protein is encoded by the coding sequence ATGAACTCTTTCTTTATCCTAGATGAAAACCCATGGGAAGAACTTGCTGGCGGCATTAAGCGTAAAATCGTTGCTTACACTGACGATCTAATGGCAGTACACCTATGTTTTGACAAGGGCGCGATTGGCCACCCTCATACTCACGAAATCCATGACCAAATCGGTTACGTAGTTCGTGGCAGCTTCGAAGCTGAGATTGAAGGCGAAAAGAGAGTCCTTAAAGAAGGCGATGCTTACTTCGCTCGTAAACACATGATGCACGGTGCTGTTGCACTAGAGCAAGACAGCATCCTTCTTGATATCTTCAACCCTGCGCGTGAAGATTTCCTAAAATAA
- the kdgK gene encoding 2-dehydro-3-deoxygluconokinase: MKSLNIAVIGECMVELQKKQDGLKQSFGGDTLNTALYLSRLTKEQDINTSYVTALGTDPFSTDMLEKWQAEGIDTSLIAQLDHKQPGLYYIETDETGERSFHYWRNDAAAKFMFDQEDTPALLDKLFSFDAVYLSGITLAILTENGRTQLFNFLDKFKAQGGQVFFDNNFRPKLWESQQEAISWYLKMLKYTDTALLTFDDEQELYGDESIEQCIARTSESGVKEIIIKRGAKDCLVVESQSAQYVAPNPVDNIVDTTAAGDSFSAGFLAKRLSGGNARDAALAGHTVAGTVIQHPGAIIPLEATPDLSL, encoded by the coding sequence ATGAAATCATTAAACATCGCGGTCATTGGCGAGTGCATGGTTGAGCTACAAAAGAAACAAGACGGGCTTAAGCAAAGTTTCGGTGGCGACACACTAAATACTGCACTTTACTTGTCTCGCTTAACAAAAGAGCAAGATATCAACACGAGCTACGTAACAGCACTAGGCACTGACCCATTCAGTACCGACATGTTAGAAAAGTGGCAAGCGGAAGGTATCGACACTAGCTTAATTGCTCAGCTTGATCACAAACAACCAGGGCTTTACTACATCGAGACCGATGAAACTGGTGAACGCAGTTTCCACTACTGGCGTAATGATGCTGCAGCAAAATTCATGTTTGACCAGGAAGACACACCTGCTCTACTTGATAAGTTATTCTCTTTTGATGCGGTTTACCTAAGTGGTATTACGCTTGCTATCTTGACAGAGAATGGACGCACGCAGCTATTCAACTTCTTAGACAAATTTAAAGCTCAAGGCGGCCAAGTATTCTTCGACAATAACTTCCGTCCAAAACTTTGGGAAAGCCAACAAGAAGCAATTTCTTGGTACTTGAAGATGCTTAAGTACACAGACACGGCTCTACTGACGTTCGATGACGAGCAAGAGTTGTACGGCGACGAAAGCATTGAACAGTGTATTGCACGTACGTCTGAATCTGGTGTGAAAGAGATCATCATTAAACGTGGTGCTAAAGACTGCCTAGTAGTTGAAAGCCAAAGCGCTCAGTACGTTGCTCCAAACCCAGTAGACAACATTGTTGATACTACAGCGGCTGGCGACTCGTTCAGCGCGGGCTTCCTAGCTAAGCGCTTAAGCGGTGGCAATGCACGTGATGCAGCGTTAGCAGGTCATACTGTGGCAGGGACTGTGATTCAGCATCCAGGTGCTATCATTCCTCTAGAAGCGACGCCTGATCTGTCTCTATAA
- a CDS encoding bifunctional 4-hydroxy-2-oxoglutarate aldolase/2-dehydro-3-deoxy-phosphogluconate aldolase — MTTLNEQLANLKVIPVIAINRAEDAIPLGKALVENGMPCAEITLRTECAIEAIRIMRKEFPDMLIGSGTVLTNEQVDASIEAGVDFIVSPGFNPRTVQYCIDKGVAIVPGVNNPSLVEQAMEMGLRTLKFFPAEPSGGTGMLKALTAVYPVKFMPTGGVSLKNVDEYLSIPSVLACGGTWMVPTNLIDEGKWDELGKLVRNAVEHVNA; from the coding sequence ATGACTACATTAAATGAACAACTAGCAAACCTAAAAGTAATTCCTGTAATCGCTATCAACCGTGCTGAAGACGCTATCCCTCTAGGTAAAGCACTTGTTGAAAACGGCATGCCATGTGCAGAAATCACGCTACGTACAGAATGTGCAATCGAAGCGATTCGCATCATGCGTAAAGAATTCCCAGACATGCTAATTGGTTCAGGTACTGTACTGACTAACGAGCAAGTTGACGCATCTATCGAAGCTGGCGTTGATTTCATCGTAAGCCCAGGTTTCAACCCTCGTACAGTTCAATACTGCATCGACAAAGGTGTTGCGATCGTACCAGGTGTTAACAACCCAAGCCTAGTTGAGCAAGCAATGGAAATGGGTCTTCGTACGTTGAAGTTCTTCCCGGCTGAGCCTTCAGGCGGTACTGGCATGCTTAAAGCACTAACTGCGGTTTACCCTGTTAAATTCATGCCTACTGGTGGCGTGAGCTTGAAGAATGTAGACGAATACCTATCTATCCCTTCTGTACTTGCGTGTGGCGGTACTTGGATGGTTCCAACTAACCTTATCGACGAAGGTAAATGGGACGAGCTAGGCAAACTAGTACGTAATGCAGTTGAACACGTTAACGCTTAA
- a CDS encoding sodium:solute symporter family transporter yields MTIDTFVVLAYFFFLIAIGWMFRKFTTSTSDYFRGGGKMLWWMVGATAFMTQFSAWTFTGAAGRAFNDGFVIVILFLANAFGYFMNYMYFAPKFRQLRVVTAIEAIRQRFGKTSEQFFTWAGMPDSLISAGIWLNGLAIFVAAVFNIPMEATIVVTGMVLVLMAVTGGSWAVVASDFMQMLVIMAVTITCAVAAYFHGGGLTNIVANFDGDFMLGNNLNYMSIFILWVVFIFVKQFGVMNNSINAYRYLCAKDSENARKAAGLACILMVVGPLIWFLPPWYVSAFMPEFADQYASMGDKAGDAAYLAFVQNVMPAGMVGLLMSAMFAATMSSMDSGLNRNAGIFVMNFYSPIVRKNATQKELVIVSKLTTIMMGIIIISIGLFINSLRHLSLFDIVMNVGALIGFPMLIPVLLGMWIRKTPDWAGWSTLVVGGFVSYIFGISLQAEDIENLFGLETALTGREWSDLKVGLSLAAHVVFTGGYFIMTSRFYKGLSPEREKEVDQLFTNWNTPLVAEGEEQQNLDTKQRSMLGKLISTAGFGILAMALIPNEPTGRLLFLLCGSMVLTVGILLVNASKAPAKMNNESVAK; encoded by the coding sequence ATGACTATTGATACTTTTGTTGTTCTCGCCTACTTCTTCTTTTTAATCGCGATTGGTTGGATGTTCCGTAAGTTCACCACCTCAACAAGTGATTACTTTAGAGGGGGCGGCAAAATGTTGTGGTGGATGGTTGGTGCAACTGCCTTCATGACACAGTTTTCAGCATGGACGTTTACAGGTGCCGCAGGACGCGCGTTCAATGACGGTTTCGTTATTGTAATCCTATTCTTAGCCAATGCTTTTGGCTACTTCATGAACTATATGTACTTCGCTCCAAAGTTCCGCCAACTTCGTGTGGTAACGGCGATCGAAGCTATTCGTCAGCGCTTTGGTAAAACGTCTGAACAATTCTTCACATGGGCAGGTATGCCGGACAGCCTTATCTCTGCAGGTATCTGGCTAAACGGTCTAGCTATCTTTGTAGCAGCGGTATTCAATATCCCAATGGAAGCTACCATTGTGGTAACGGGTATGGTTCTAGTATTGATGGCAGTAACGGGCGGCTCTTGGGCGGTTGTTGCTTCTGACTTCATGCAAATGCTTGTAATCATGGCCGTGACAATCACTTGTGCGGTAGCAGCTTACTTCCACGGTGGCGGCTTAACTAACATCGTTGCTAACTTCGACGGCGACTTCATGTTAGGTAACAACCTAAACTACATGAGCATCTTCATCCTTTGGGTTGTATTCATCTTCGTGAAGCAGTTCGGTGTAATGAACAACAGCATCAATGCTTACCGTTACCTATGTGCAAAAGACAGTGAAAACGCACGTAAAGCGGCAGGCCTAGCATGTATCCTTATGGTTGTTGGCCCACTAATTTGGTTCCTACCACCTTGGTACGTAAGTGCATTCATGCCTGAGTTTGCGGATCAATACGCATCAATGGGCGATAAAGCGGGTGATGCTGCTTACCTAGCATTCGTACAAAACGTAATGCCTGCAGGTATGGTTGGTCTTCTAATGTCTGCAATGTTCGCTGCAACGATGTCTTCTATGGATTCAGGTTTGAACCGTAACGCTGGTATCTTCGTGATGAACTTCTACAGCCCTATTGTTCGTAAAAACGCGACACAAAAAGAGCTGGTTATTGTAAGTAAGCTTACAACCATCATGATGGGTATCATCATTATCTCGATTGGTTTGTTCATCAACTCTCTACGTCACTTGAGCCTATTCGACATCGTAATGAATGTTGGTGCATTGATTGGCTTCCCAATGCTTATCCCTGTACTACTTGGTATGTGGATTCGTAAGACGCCAGACTGGGCGGGTTGGTCAACACTAGTTGTAGGTGGTTTCGTTTCTTACATCTTCGGTATTTCGCTTCAAGCAGAAGACATCGAGAACCTATTTGGTCTAGAAACAGCACTGACTGGCCGTGAATGGAGCGACTTGAAGGTAGGTCTAAGCCTAGCGGCTCATGTAGTGTTCACAGGTGGTTACTTCATCATGACTTCTCGCTTCTACAAAGGCCTATCGCCAGAGCGTGAGAAAGAAGTTGACCAACTATTCACTAACTGGAACACGCCGTTAGTAGCGGAAGGTGAAGAGCAGCAGAACCTAGATACTAAACAGCGTTCAATGCTTGGTAAGCTTATCAGCACGGCAGGTTTCGGTATCCTCGCAATGGCTCTGATTCCAAACGAACCAACAGGACGCTTATTGTTCCTACTATGTGGTTCGATGGTACTAACCGTTGGTATCCTTCTGGTTAACGCATCTAAAGCTCCAGCTAAGATGAACAACGAGTCAGTTGCTAAATAG
- a CDS encoding transporter substrate-binding domain-containing protein, producing the protein MKKTSLLLASIALALSGVAQADQLEDIQKSGTLRVGTTGDYKPFSYFDGKSYSGYDIDVAQHIAEQLGVELKIVRTTWKDLLTDLDDDKYDIAMGGITRKIQRQLNAEQTQGYITFGKCFLVAKGKAEQYNSIEKVNLSSVRVGVNIGGTNEMFADAHLQNASFTRYENNLDVPQAVAEGKVDVMVTETPEGLFYQVTDERLEAARCETPFTNSQFGYLIPKGEQRLLNTVNFIMDEMKLKGVEEEFLIHNSLK; encoded by the coding sequence ATGAAAAAAACATCACTATTACTTGCTTCCATTGCTCTGGCACTTTCTGGTGTCGCACAAGCTGACCAGTTAGAAGACATTCAAAAATCCGGTACCCTTCGTGTGGGCACCACTGGCGACTACAAGCCATTTTCTTACTTTGATGGTAAAAGCTACTCTGGCTACGATATCGATGTTGCACAGCACATCGCGGAGCAATTAGGCGTTGAATTGAAGATTGTTCGTACCACATGGAAAGATCTGCTGACCGACCTAGACGACGATAAGTACGACATCGCGATGGGAGGCATTACACGTAAAATACAGCGTCAGCTAAACGCAGAACAAACTCAAGGCTACATTACGTTTGGTAAGTGTTTCTTAGTCGCTAAAGGTAAAGCAGAACAATACAACAGCATCGAGAAAGTGAATCTATCTTCGGTCCGTGTTGGCGTAAATATCGGTGGCACTAACGAGATGTTTGCAGATGCTCATTTACAGAATGCAAGCTTCACTCGCTACGAAAACAACTTAGATGTACCGCAAGCCGTTGCGGAAGGCAAAGTTGATGTAATGGTGACTGAAACTCCGGAAGGCCTATTCTACCAAGTGACGGACGAACGCCTTGAAGCAGCTCGCTGTGAAACACCATTTACCAACAGCCAATTCGGCTACCTCATTCCTAAAGGTGAGCAACGTTTGCTGAACACTGTGAACTTCATTATGGATGAGATGAAACTGAAAGGTGTTGAAGAAGAGTTCCTGATTCACAACTCTCTTAAATAG
- a CDS encoding IS5 family transposase (programmed frameshift) — protein MPRTMLTDIRWELLLQVMKSTGRIYDKTEHRMTFEGILYRMRTGIPWRDLPSEFGEWSTVYRRFNLWSKKGILDNLFKSLSNMADFEWVFLDGSIVRAHQHSTGAATESSEQIGKSRGGNSTKIHLAVDSGGLPICFDLSEGQRHDIVHAESLVEQLDEVNTIVCDKGYDSEPFRILLRNGGGETVIAKRNYGQDIDKDSMDWCLYKYRHLVENAFGRIKHYRAISSRYDKLERNYASMLSLAFMLMWLPMYC, from the exons ATGCCAAGAACAATGCTAACTGATATTCGCTGGGAACTGCTACTCCAAGTTATGAAAAGTACAGGTCGTATTTACGATAAAACTGAACATCGAATGACATTTGAAGGAATACTTTATCGAATGAGAACAGGTATTCCTTGGCGAGATCTACCCTCTGAGTTCGGAGAGTGGAGTACCGTTTACAGACGATTTAATCTTTGGTCAAAGAAAGGGATTTTAGATAATCTTTTCAAAAGCTTATCTAACATGGCTGATTTTGAATGGGTATTTCTTGATGGCTCTATAGTTAGAGCACATCAGCATAGTACAGGTGCAGCTACTGAAAGTTCAGAGCAAATAGGAAAAAGTCGCGGGGGCAACTCAACCAAAATTCACTTAGCCGTAGATAGTGGTGGCCTGCCGATTTGCTTTGATTTATCAGAGGGACAACGCCACGATATAGTGCATGCCGAAAGCTTAGTTGAGCAACTCGATGAAGTTAATACCATCGTTTGTGATAAAGGATATGACAGCGAACCTTTCCGTATTTTGTTAAGGAACG GTGGCGGAGAAACGGTAATTGCTAAACGCAATTACGGACAAGATATAGACAAAGACAGTATGGATTGGTGTTTATACAAGTATCGTCACTTGGTCGAAAATGCCTTTGGGAGAATTAAGCATTATCGAGCTATTTCAAGTAGATATGATAAGCTAGAAAGGAATTATGCCAGCATGTTATCGCTGGCATTCATGTTAATGTGGCTACCGATGTATTGTTGA